From one Microbacterium aurum genomic stretch:
- a CDS encoding N-6 DNA methylase: MTPEAKLRGLIRAASDQMRADDNTKGYLSYLEQLTWLLFLKQYEALEEDRAAIAAIDGTDYLQVVTGRYRWSEWARSELTGDALIEFVTQDLLPTLRKLEGSRRAERLATLFQSVTVVMKSGHTLREVINLVDQIDFHALSDAHTMSVVYESLLAQATDAGWSGEFYTPRPIVDAMVDVVQPKLGQTVYDPCAGSCGFLVSVNERLYPQALTTADSELLKSRTYFAQESGALAHFVGTVNLLLHGIDDPQAIRRNTLEEDVRSIDPGDQRDLIFTNPPFGGEENPQVQRNFPARSDSTELLFLQHCMAKLAPGGTCAIVVPDGVLFRTDQAFLSVRRRLLNEFSVEGIIRLPSGVFTNAPGARTNLMFFRRTGAPTKSIRFYLVRPPHGRPGFSKSLPLTRDLLTPAVEWIRDGVETAHGWESTYEEIAAAGYDLNTRPRLQTEAGVQADPLDVVEHLRRQVGVVQETAARWSESLDRLDNFEAGNRVQLKNFIIERGDRAAGDPAERLVGVSNSGGLAEFRGAAASDRSRYRRIEVGDFVYNPMRINVGSLAYCRSATEEGWVSPEYVVFSIAEDAPFSADYLLFFLTSQAGRDEINRHVRGGVRARLYYAGLENVEVPVPTDSTQWDAFLESMAVLREVTRKAAGASSASDLASLLFAGA, translated from the coding sequence ATGACTCCGGAGGCAAAGCTGCGCGGGCTGATTAGGGCCGCGTCAGATCAGATGCGAGCTGACGACAACACCAAGGGGTATCTCTCGTACCTAGAGCAGCTGACGTGGCTCCTGTTCCTGAAGCAGTACGAGGCGCTCGAAGAGGACCGCGCCGCCATCGCCGCGATTGACGGCACGGACTATTTGCAAGTCGTGACCGGTCGGTATCGGTGGTCTGAGTGGGCTCGTTCCGAACTGACGGGCGATGCACTGATCGAGTTCGTCACCCAGGACCTCCTGCCCACGCTGCGCAAGCTCGAAGGATCCCGTCGGGCTGAACGGCTGGCAACGCTTTTTCAGTCGGTCACGGTGGTGATGAAGAGTGGTCACACCCTTCGGGAGGTCATCAACCTCGTCGACCAGATCGACTTCCATGCACTCTCGGACGCGCACACTATGTCCGTCGTTTACGAATCGCTACTGGCGCAGGCGACGGACGCCGGTTGGTCAGGAGAGTTCTACACGCCCCGCCCGATCGTCGACGCAATGGTCGACGTCGTTCAGCCGAAGCTTGGGCAGACGGTTTACGATCCCTGCGCTGGATCGTGTGGCTTCCTGGTGTCGGTCAACGAGCGCCTCTACCCTCAGGCACTCACGACAGCGGACTCGGAGCTCTTGAAGTCGCGCACCTACTTCGCGCAGGAGTCCGGCGCTCTCGCGCACTTCGTTGGAACTGTGAACTTGCTCCTGCATGGAATCGATGACCCGCAGGCGATTCGACGCAACACTCTTGAGGAAGATGTGCGGTCGATTGACCCAGGTGACCAGCGCGACCTGATCTTCACCAACCCTCCCTTTGGTGGCGAAGAGAACCCGCAGGTGCAGCGCAACTTCCCTGCCCGCTCTGACTCGACGGAGCTTCTGTTCCTGCAGCACTGCATGGCGAAGTTGGCCCCCGGTGGTACCTGCGCGATCGTTGTGCCTGACGGGGTGCTCTTCCGCACCGACCAGGCATTCCTGAGCGTGCGACGACGCTTGCTCAACGAGTTCAGCGTCGAGGGAATCATTCGCCTGCCGAGCGGCGTCTTCACCAATGCGCCCGGCGCGAGAACGAACCTGATGTTCTTCCGTCGCACCGGAGCACCCACCAAGTCGATTCGCTTCTACCTGGTGCGTCCGCCCCACGGGCGGCCCGGCTTCTCCAAGTCACTGCCGCTGACGCGTGATCTTCTTACGCCTGCCGTTGAGTGGATTCGAGACGGCGTCGAGACCGCACACGGATGGGAGTCCACGTACGAGGAGATCGCTGCCGCTGGCTATGACCTGAATACTCGTCCGCGTCTGCAGACCGAGGCGGGAGTACAGGCTGATCCGCTCGATGTTGTCGAGCATCTGCGCCGCCAGGTCGGGGTTGTCCAGGAAACGGCCGCGCGCTGGAGCGAGTCGCTTGACCGGCTCGATAACTTCGAGGCCGGGAATCGCGTGCAGCTCAAGAACTTCATCATCGAGCGAGGTGACCGCGCCGCGGGCGACCCTGCTGAGCGCCTCGTCGGGGTGTCCAACTCGGGCGGACTTGCTGAGTTCCGAGGTGCAGCGGCATCCGATCGATCTCGCTACCGACGGATCGAGGTTGGCGACTTCGTCTACAACCCGATGAGGATCAACGTGGGGTCGCTGGCTTACTGCCGCTCCGCGACGGAGGAGGGCTGGGTTTCGCCCGAGTACGTCGTCTTCTCCATTGCGGAGGATGCCCCGTTCAGTGCGGACTACCTTCTCTTCTTCCTCACGAGCCAGGCGGGGCGCGACGAGATCAATCGTCATGTGCGCGGTGGGGTGCGCGCTCGGCTTTACTACGCAGGCCTCGAGAACGTGGAAGTGCCAGTGCCGACCGACAGTACCCAGTGGGATGCATTCCTGGAATCGATGGCAGTGCTGCGCGAGGTCACGCGTAAGGCTGCGGGTGCGTCATCGGCGTCCGATCTTGCATCCCTCTTGTTCGCGGGAGCGTGA
- a CDS encoding ATP-dependent DNA helicase has product MATIDQQIRSADDAIVRNIDMLKTQRDLLSQNVLAQLRNLVEGLIVRAHVKDGTQAFDYSLVAPALAVVKANAKLNLLSRFHNLLQASASHYTLDGDPSERLMLKYYEYLMRTRDLAKAQFGLDILGNLAQFPIDLDPSLYEYYEKIATRVDALRAGPVPPTNEGVYYIHSSRPFFVGGRIFYEVTFSLAHNKTSKFDRVIGFTDIDVTDKYAASLVLAQDSIDVLGQTMPITLIQSWSVAIRGCEFNNLAKILGQSNGDVSRGLVEYKNLMQYLTATRSSLLDLIDMEDAHYTQIRTWALANAKRSPLIFAMLDQARSLIRRGRPGANLLRYLLLRMNNQVIRAQYDSTACSWLSGLHASQSCRPFDTMPFCSSPRRHNPHFADLAESLNSATRRHEILARRVRSNVEQNGVIYTPDADLAGFGDLDALIAKHNALLPPTPAHAPRKLVHANGHVFIKGYEDDTVTIINELQKVAATGLVDHEKDVDAWLVANPTVIDDELKADALRGLFADSKVALVYGAAGTGKSTMVDHIAHYFSSDRKLFLAHTNPAVDNLRRRVSAPNSFFNTITSHLGGMGTTRHWDVLVIDECSTVSNASLLKVLENTSFDLLVLVGDVYQIESIEFGNWFTTIRSYLPPTAVFELTKPFRTNDEALLTLWDRVRNLDDRIEESLSKNGYSTVLGDTLFAPQRDDEIVLCMNYDGLYGINNVNRFLQASNPSPAFVRRGATYKVGDPVLFNETNRFPGVIFNNLKGTIVAIEEALGRFTFSVQLARAVTAADCLGTDLTWIEGSTVSFDVFEIADQDEDDDSLSTVVPFQIAYAVSFHKAQGLEFDSVKIVITDVNESHVTHSMFYTAITRARERLEIFWTPETQQRILSRLAVKENTKDENLLKARRGLLG; this is encoded by the coding sequence ATGGCGACAATTGATCAGCAGATTCGAAGCGCGGACGATGCGATCGTCCGAAACATCGACATGCTCAAGACGCAGCGGGATCTTCTCTCGCAGAATGTGTTGGCGCAACTTCGCAATCTGGTCGAAGGGCTCATCGTCCGCGCTCACGTAAAAGATGGCACGCAGGCCTTCGACTACAGCTTGGTCGCGCCTGCGCTCGCTGTCGTGAAGGCCAACGCCAAGCTGAATTTGCTCAGTCGTTTCCATAATCTTCTGCAGGCCAGTGCGTCGCACTACACATTGGACGGTGATCCGTCCGAGCGGCTGATGCTCAAGTACTACGAGTACCTCATGCGAACGAGAGACCTGGCCAAAGCGCAGTTCGGCCTGGACATTCTTGGCAACCTTGCGCAGTTCCCGATCGATCTCGACCCCTCCCTCTATGAGTACTACGAGAAGATCGCGACACGAGTTGATGCGTTGCGCGCGGGGCCGGTGCCGCCGACCAACGAGGGCGTTTACTACATCCACAGCTCGAGGCCGTTCTTCGTCGGGGGGCGCATCTTCTACGAGGTGACCTTCTCCCTCGCGCACAACAAGACGAGCAAGTTCGATCGGGTAATCGGCTTCACCGACATCGACGTCACAGACAAGTACGCGGCGAGCCTCGTACTTGCACAGGACTCGATTGACGTGTTGGGCCAGACGATGCCGATCACGCTGATCCAGTCGTGGAGTGTGGCCATCCGAGGTTGCGAGTTCAACAACCTCGCTAAGATCCTGGGCCAGTCGAATGGCGACGTTAGTCGCGGCTTGGTCGAGTACAAGAATCTGATGCAGTACCTCACCGCGACGCGTTCGAGCCTCCTCGACCTCATCGATATGGAGGATGCTCACTACACGCAGATCCGGACCTGGGCGCTGGCGAATGCCAAGCGCAGCCCGCTGATCTTCGCGATGCTGGACCAAGCTCGTTCACTCATCCGCCGCGGCCGGCCGGGAGCGAACCTGCTCCGCTATCTACTCCTGCGAATGAACAACCAAGTGATCCGCGCGCAGTACGACTCCACCGCGTGCAGCTGGCTCTCGGGCCTTCACGCGTCGCAGTCCTGTCGCCCGTTCGACACGATGCCCTTCTGTTCGTCACCGCGGCGTCACAACCCGCACTTCGCCGACCTTGCCGAGAGTCTCAACTCGGCGACGCGCCGCCATGAAATTCTCGCCCGACGGGTGCGCAGCAACGTCGAGCAGAACGGTGTGATCTACACGCCGGATGCTGATCTTGCTGGCTTTGGGGATCTCGACGCGCTCATTGCGAAGCACAACGCGTTGCTGCCTCCGACCCCAGCACACGCACCACGCAAGTTGGTTCACGCGAACGGGCACGTCTTCATCAAGGGATATGAGGATGACACCGTGACCATCATCAATGAGCTGCAGAAGGTTGCGGCGACTGGGCTCGTCGATCATGAGAAGGACGTGGACGCTTGGCTCGTTGCCAATCCGACCGTCATCGATGACGAACTCAAGGCCGATGCCCTCAGGGGACTCTTTGCTGACTCGAAGGTTGCGCTGGTCTATGGGGCTGCCGGTACCGGCAAGTCGACCATGGTCGATCACATCGCCCACTACTTCAGCAGTGACAGGAAGCTCTTCCTTGCGCACACGAACCCGGCGGTCGACAACCTGCGTCGGCGGGTGTCGGCGCCGAACTCGTTCTTCAACACCATTACGAGTCACTTGGGCGGTATGGGGACGACTCGTCATTGGGATGTGCTCGTGATCGACGAGTGCAGCACGGTGAGCAACGCGAGCCTGCTCAAGGTACTTGAGAACACGAGCTTTGACCTCCTCGTTCTCGTCGGAGACGTGTATCAGATCGAGTCCATCGAGTTTGGCAATTGGTTCACCACCATCCGTTCGTACCTTCCTCCCACCGCCGTCTTCGAACTGACCAAGCCATTCCGGACCAACGACGAGGCGTTGCTGACGCTGTGGGATCGGGTACGGAATCTTGACGACCGCATCGAAGAGTCGCTCTCGAAGAACGGTTACTCCACAGTCCTCGGCGATACCTTGTTCGCGCCGCAGCGGGACGACGAGATCGTCCTGTGCATGAACTACGACGGTCTCTACGGCATCAACAACGTCAATCGGTTCCTTCAAGCGAGCAACCCGAGCCCGGCCTTCGTTCGCCGCGGGGCGACCTACAAGGTCGGCGACCCGGTGCTTTTCAACGAGACCAATCGGTTCCCTGGCGTGATCTTCAACAATCTGAAGGGCACGATCGTCGCTATCGAAGAGGCATTGGGGCGGTTCACCTTCAGCGTGCAACTTGCTCGCGCTGTCACGGCCGCCGATTGCTTGGGTACCGACTTGACCTGGATCGAGGGGTCCACCGTCAGCTTCGATGTGTTCGAGATTGCCGATCAGGATGAAGACGACGACTCGCTGAGCACGGTGGTTCCATTCCAGATCGCTTACGCCGTCTCCTTCCACAAGGCACAGGGCCTGGAGTTCGACTCCGTGAAGATCGTGATCACGGATGTCAACGAGTCGCATGTCACGCACAGCATGTTCTATACGGCGATCACACGAGCGCGTGAGCGGTTGGAGATCTTCTGGACGC
- the hsdR gene encoding EcoAI/FtnUII family type I restriction enzme subunit R translates to MNEADTRAKLIDPRLLADGWSEALIEREYTYRRGRVRLVGEQSIRDQPQFCDYVLRDGARGPILAILEAKDETHGPSDGLQQALGYAEDIGIYFAYSSNGHGLVEHDRLTNQVRDLESFPSPAELRERISSSRPTRTAELQNPDGVMVTNPIIQPAYPAQTGGMRWYQERAVTAALDEMLSGRRRALLSLATGTGKTYIAFNLAWKLLKSGYSKRVLFLADRVSLRDQAFNEFGPFDTARGVVAGSPPFARDIHFGIYQTLYARGEDGVRLYERYPRDFFDLVIIDECHRSGYGDWQVILDHFDSAFHLGMTATPKRSDSIDTYEFFAGENRDADGAPQPAFEYSLGRGIDDGFLAMYRVRRVKTNIDQDGLRIEEELDQGADLIVPDGAPVKEIYASSEFERAIQVEDRTRAMCEHLAGLLRQWGPNEKTMVFCVSMEHAARVRDHMQRLLGPETGKSHYAVRIVSEEPAGQALLEEFQLSSSTQPVLATTVDLLTTGVNVPSCRNIVFMKPVGSPTVFKQILGRGSRLDAATHKEFFRIVDYTDATRLLDEWDLPPAGGTILTEGHGVLTGQVVNHDGFEPIQGAAVVVRAGSRTFADVQTDARGLFHVPALPETTLTVDAAARGFSSKRVRVPVAAEPTEIVITLREPQPGVERLVISGVTVTIAEETDLTLADGAELTVEEYIERAGAKTRELVGTNEDLIQRWRDPETRSALRAALSVVDVQPSILALVAGRPDADELDLLAFAAFGADIRSREERARAFALAHDVSDEALTAEGVIVAALTDKYRQAGVEEIASADVLSLEPFTSGFGGIQGVIRALGGPEPVKQLLRDVQRWLYPIDNEEQER, encoded by the coding sequence ATGAACGAGGCCGACACCCGGGCAAAGCTGATTGATCCGCGGCTTCTGGCTGATGGCTGGAGCGAGGCGCTCATTGAGCGCGAGTACACGTATCGGCGCGGCCGGGTTCGACTCGTCGGCGAGCAGAGCATTCGCGATCAGCCGCAGTTCTGCGACTACGTCCTTCGGGATGGAGCTCGTGGTCCGATCCTTGCGATCCTCGAGGCCAAGGATGAGACTCACGGTCCCTCCGACGGGCTGCAGCAGGCTCTGGGATATGCCGAAGACATCGGCATCTATTTCGCGTATTCGTCCAACGGTCACGGCCTCGTGGAGCACGATCGGCTGACGAACCAGGTCCGCGACCTTGAGTCGTTCCCTTCGCCTGCCGAGCTTCGTGAGCGGATCTCCTCGTCACGGCCGACGCGGACTGCAGAGTTGCAGAACCCCGACGGCGTCATGGTTACCAACCCGATCATTCAGCCCGCGTACCCCGCGCAGACCGGAGGCATGCGCTGGTATCAGGAGCGCGCGGTGACTGCCGCACTGGACGAGATGCTCAGTGGGCGTCGGCGAGCGCTGCTGTCGCTGGCCACCGGCACTGGCAAGACCTACATCGCGTTCAACCTGGCATGGAAGCTGCTCAAGAGCGGCTATAGCAAGCGTGTGCTATTCCTGGCAGATCGCGTCTCGCTGCGGGACCAGGCCTTCAACGAGTTCGGTCCGTTCGACACCGCCCGAGGAGTAGTTGCAGGGTCGCCCCCGTTCGCGCGCGACATCCACTTCGGGATCTATCAGACGCTGTATGCGCGCGGCGAGGACGGTGTCCGTCTCTACGAACGGTACCCGCGTGACTTCTTCGACCTGGTCATCATCGACGAGTGTCACCGCTCGGGCTACGGCGACTGGCAAGTGATTCTCGATCATTTCGACAGCGCCTTTCACCTCGGCATGACAGCGACGCCGAAGCGAAGCGACAGCATCGACACCTACGAATTCTTTGCTGGCGAGAACCGCGATGCTGATGGCGCGCCCCAGCCTGCCTTCGAGTATTCGCTCGGACGCGGCATCGACGACGGGTTCCTTGCGATGTACCGAGTGCGTCGCGTGAAGACCAACATCGACCAGGACGGCCTCCGAATCGAGGAAGAACTCGATCAGGGCGCGGACCTAATTGTCCCTGACGGCGCGCCGGTCAAGGAGATCTACGCATCAAGCGAGTTTGAGCGCGCCATCCAGGTCGAGGATCGGACGCGCGCGATGTGCGAGCACCTGGCGGGGCTTCTTCGACAGTGGGGACCGAACGAGAAGACGATGGTGTTCTGCGTGAGCATGGAGCACGCCGCGCGCGTGCGTGACCACATGCAGCGCCTCCTGGGGCCGGAGACTGGCAAGTCACACTACGCAGTACGGATTGTGAGCGAAGAGCCCGCGGGCCAAGCGCTTCTCGAGGAGTTTCAGCTCTCGAGCAGTACTCAGCCGGTGCTCGCGACCACTGTCGACCTCCTTACGACCGGCGTCAACGTGCCGTCGTGCCGGAACATCGTGTTCATGAAGCCGGTTGGATCGCCGACGGTCTTCAAGCAGATTCTCGGACGGGGGAGCCGCCTCGATGCTGCGACGCACAAGGAGTTCTTCCGGATTGTCGACTATACCGACGCGACGAGGCTTCTCGATGAGTGGGACCTGCCGCCTGCGGGCGGCACCATCCTGACCGAGGGCCACGGGGTGCTGACTGGTCAGGTGGTGAACCACGACGGATTCGAGCCGATTCAGGGTGCTGCGGTTGTGGTGCGTGCGGGATCTCGGACGTTCGCGGACGTTCAGACCGATGCTCGTGGCCTGTTTCACGTTCCCGCATTGCCCGAGACGACACTCACGGTCGACGCGGCGGCTCGCGGATTCTCGAGCAAGCGCGTGCGAGTGCCGGTCGCCGCGGAGCCGACGGAGATTGTCATCACGCTTCGCGAGCCGCAGCCCGGGGTCGAACGGCTCGTCATCAGCGGGGTGACTGTCACTATCGCCGAGGAGACCGACCTCACCCTGGCGGACGGCGCTGAACTCACCGTGGAGGAGTACATCGAACGGGCCGGAGCCAAGACGCGGGAACTCGTCGGTACAAACGAGGATCTGATCCAGCGGTGGCGCGATCCGGAGACTCGATCCGCTCTGCGGGCGGCTCTGTCGGTTGTCGACGTACAGCCGAGCATCCTGGCCCTCGTGGCGGGACGACCCGATGCTGACGAACTCGACCTCCTGGCCTTCGCCGCCTTCGGCGCAGACATTAGGTCGCGGGAGGAACGTGCGCGCGCCTTTGCGCTTGCCCACGACGTTTCCGATGAGGCGCTTACTGCCGAGGGTGTCATCGTGGCTGCCTTGACGGACAAGTATCGGCAGGCCGGCGTTGAGGAGATCGCAAGCGCCGATGTCCTTTCCCTCGAGCCGTTTACGAGCGGCTTCGGTGGGATCCAGGGCGTAATTCGGGCGCTGGGGGGACCGGAGCCGGTCAAGCAACTGCTGCGCGATGTACAGCGCTGGCTTTACCCGATTGACAACGAGGAGCAGGAGCGATGA